From the genome of Flavobacterium sediminis:
GCAAGATAGCTAGTTTATTTAAAATAAGTACACTTGAATTAGGAGGGTCATCTATCATTAATCCAGATGTATTAAAAATGGTAACTAAAATGGGGTTTGAAAAGAAAATAATTGATGTACCTAAAAGTTTGGGGGAAAAATGGAAATATTTGTTAAAAAATTTAATGTAAAATAATTATTATGGATGCCAAAGAAAAATATTTAAAAATTAAAATAGGAAATAAAAATGTTTTTGATATTTTAAACGAATTAAAAAAAGAATCTAATTCAATAGATTCAATAGTAAAATTAAGAGAAGTTTTCCCAGAATTGACTCTAATTGAAGCTAAAGAAATTCTAATAATTAGCGAAACTTCCTTTAATAGTTTAGATGAATACCAGCAAAATTTTTTAAATCATTTTGAAAAATTATCAGATGAAGATTTCTAATAGAAAATCATGACCTAAAACAATATAACACCGAAGGTAAAAGCCTCCAAATGGACATGAAATAATCCATGTAAGAGGTATTTCTGATGCTAAAGAAGTTTTAGAAAACTTTAAAAATGCAGTAATAGTAATTTTTAAGCGATGACGATTCAAAACGGAGAAATTGTTACCTGAAGGTATCATTAACAAAATAAAACAATTAGATGATGACAATTTTAAATATGATGAATTATTAGACTATATTGATTCAACAATCTATAATTTTCAAAAAATTAAAAAGCTAACTTGTTAAGTTAGCTTTTTTTTGCAAAAATTAGAAATGGTTCAGTATTAGAACCCATAACGGCTATTATCAGACTATCATTAAAGGTGTTGCAAAAAAACTGGGTAAATGATCTGACAAAAGTAGGTTTACGGTTCGGACAACTAGAAGACGATCTTTACATTCTGGCGTATAAAGGAGAAGAAGTTTTAGGAGTACAAAAAAGCAACTCACAGAAACCATTAATGATTACCTGAAAAAAGGAGAAGGTTTAGAGAAGTATTTGGATGAATTAGTTGATATTGAAAATCATATCTTTAATAGAATTATTAAGGGAAGATTCACTAAAAAAACTTTAAAATCAAACATAGATTTATTAGATGAGGCTGGAAATACGTTGTTTAGGTTAGCGAAGGAAGATTATGAAAGTTTTATAAATTTTGCGAAAAAAACTTCAAAAGAGAGAAAAAAAATTATTGATGAAGTAAATTTAAAACTAAACAGTAATGGTAAAAAGTATAATCCTAGAAATGCTAGATTAAAAGGATATGAAGTTCCTAAAAGTAAAGTAGGTGCTTCACCAGATTTCTCTACAGCACCTAAGTATCTCTATAATGATAAAAGTATAGTAAAGATTCAGATAAAAAGTGAACGAAATCTTGATTTTATAGAATCTTTTAAAGTAATGGGTATAACTGATAAAAAAACAATGAAAGTAATTTTAAAAGATTATACTTGGCATCATTTAGACGATTTAAACTCTGAATTGGAATGTACAATGCAATTGGTTTTACGTGAAGCACATGAAGCCACTTATGGACATTTTGGTTCTGCGGGACAGGCACAGAAATCAATACCTTTAAAAAAATATTTATAATTATGAACAATTTTATACTGACTGAACAAGTAGTAACAACTTTAGATGTTTCAAATTTAGAATTTGAAATTGGAATAACCCTTCCTGAAAAATATAAAGAGCATATACTAAGGTTTAATGGTGGATGCCCAGACGAAAAAGACTGTTTTAAAGGGAAAGTAATTGCACACTTTTATCCTATTAAATATGGAAAATCTCCATTGGAAAAGACATATGATAGGATAAAAGACCTATTACCAAACAAATTTCTGAATTTTGCTTATGATGGAGGAGGAAATCCTTTTTGCTTCAATCTTAATGATGGTATTAATTATGGTAAAATATATTATTGCCCAATGGATATGGGAGAAGTTGAACCTGAATTTTTAGCAAATTCATTTGAAGAATTTATGAATGGATTAACTGAGGATTGTGATTATTAAAAATGAATATATTTGTATGGTAGTTTTAAAAGTACAGTTTTATTTGCTGTACTTTTTTTATAAAAACATTTTTTAAACTGGAATAGAACATTTTAGAGGCATAAAAAAAGGCTCTTGAAGAATACTTTAAAAAAGGAGATGAAATAGGATTAGAAAAGCATTTGGATGAGTTAGTTGAAATCATAAACAAAAGAAAAAACTCGTTTTTAAAATATAGTTCTAAATTTGATGAAAATTTTATTAATCATTTAAGTGGAGATGTAGAAATAATAAAGCCTAAATTATCAGATATATGGATTAATTCTAAAGAATGGCTATATAGAGGATTACAAGGTCAAGGTGGGCATTGGTTAAACGAATCTTTAATTGTTCGGGATATTATTTATCCATCTGGTATTTCTAAGGTTAAAGATATACCACCAGATATCCCTTTTAGAGCAAGAATTGGTGTAAAATCATTAAAAGGAAAACTTTTCCCTAAAAATGAAATTTCTTCTATGTTTCCAAGAAACTGGAG
Proteins encoded in this window:
- a CDS encoding SMI1/KNR4 family protein; translated protein: MNNFILTEQVVTTLDVSNLEFEIGITLPEKYKEHILRFNGGCPDEKDCFKGKVIAHFYPIKYGKSPLEKTYDRIKDLLPNKFLNFAYDGGGNPFCFNLNDGINYGKIYYCPMDMGEVEPEFLANSFEEFMNGLTEDCDY
- a CDS encoding EndoU domain-containing protein; translation: MDELVEIINKRKNSFLKYSSKFDENFINHLSGDVEIIKPKLSDIWINSKEWLYRGLQGQGGHWLNESLIVRDIIYPSGISKVKDIPPDIPFRARIGVKSLKGKLFPKNEISSMFPRNWSKERIMEEVAFVYENAQKDASLTKRMATNSNFGKIEGECTNGFKILIEIDINGNIMNAYPKL
- a CDS encoding HNH endonuclease signature motif containing protein; amino-acid sequence: MDELVDIENHIFNRIIKGRFTKKTLKSNIDLLDEAGNTLFRLAKEDYESFINFAKKTSKERKKIIDEVNLKLNSNGKKYNPRNARLKGYEVPKSKVGASPDFSTAPKYLYNDKSIVKIQIKSERNLDFIESFKVMGITDKKTMKVILKDYTWHHLDDLNSELECTMQLVLREAHEATYGHFGSAGQAQKSIPLKKYL